A single region of the Acidobacteriota bacterium genome encodes:
- a CDS encoding MBL fold metallo-hydrolase encodes MTRLEDRRLGATTILFGEGGGKYPDNNALVVEGAESTALIDPSLGVRARGRGGLPRVDLVLLSHCHEDHTAALPLFRDAPVHVHEEDLSGLLDFDGFLDIFGVEPERREEYGRYLRTTFCYEPRPDAVPFRNGDLFDLGGGVSVRVIHTPGHTRGHCALMIEPDGVLFLGDIDLTGFGPYYGDAWSDLGEFEHSLERVRDIEAAHYVTGHHIGLLDDREAFLARLDRYVDRIADREGRLLRYLGEPRKMDDIVAHRFVYRPHDEGAGIPKAERRSMELHLDRLERAGRVERCGEMYAAV; translated from the coding sequence GTGACCAGGCTCGAAGATCGCCGGCTCGGCGCCACGACCATCCTGTTCGGCGAAGGCGGCGGCAAGTACCCCGACAACAACGCCCTGGTCGTGGAGGGGGCCGAGTCGACGGCGCTGATCGATCCATCGCTCGGCGTTCGGGCGCGGGGCCGGGGTGGTCTGCCCCGTGTCGACCTCGTGCTGCTCAGCCACTGCCACGAGGACCACACCGCGGCTCTGCCGCTCTTCAGGGACGCCCCGGTCCACGTCCACGAGGAGGATCTGTCCGGTCTGCTCGACTTCGACGGCTTCCTCGACATCTTCGGGGTCGAACCGGAACGCCGCGAGGAGTACGGCCGGTACCTGCGGACGACGTTCTGCTACGAGCCCCGGCCGGACGCCGTGCCGTTCCGGAACGGCGATCTGTTCGATCTCGGCGGCGGCGTCTCGGTTCGGGTGATTCACACGCCCGGCCATACCCGGGGTCACTGTGCCCTCATGATCGAGCCCGACGGCGTACTGTTCCTGGGTGACATCGACCTGACCGGCTTCGGGCCGTACTACGGGGACGCCTGGTCTGATCTCGGAGAATTCGAACACTCGCTGGAACGGGTGCGCGATATCGAGGCGGCGCACTACGTCACCGGCCACCACATCGGCCTGCTCGACGATCGCGAGGCGTTTCTCGCTCGCCTGGACCGGTACGTTGATCGGATCGCCGACCGCGAGGGACGGCTGCTGCGGTACTTGGGGGAGCCACGGAAGATGGATGACATCGTCGCTCACCGCTTCGTGTACCGGCCGCATGATGAGGGGGCCGGGATTCCCAAGGCCGAA